One genomic segment of Nanoarchaeota archaeon includes these proteins:
- a CDS encoding hydroxymethylglutaryl-CoA reductase, degradative, whose translation MPEKTSKLSGFYKLTLDERAKIVADFAGLTPEETNALKTGGLPLDTANRMIENVIGKMEMPLGIAANFRINGKDYLIPMALEEPSVVAAASNMAKLARTKGGFSASSTEPIMIGQIQLINVKDPKAARAAILAKKSEIIAKANEVDPILVKFGGGARDIEVRIIDTEKGLMLIVHLLVDCRDAMGANAVNTMSESVKQTLEEISGGKALIRIISNLAIYRLARATAVFDKTEIGGEDVVDKIILAWAFADADPFRGATHNKGIMNGIDSVAIATGNDFRAIEAGAHAYAAYSGKYTIAELFPVKTKCRGENDYAEDSGKYGKYKTLPGKYKTLTKWSKNSDGDLIGEIELPIAAGIIGGATGTNPIAKTNLKILGVKTARELSEVMASVGLAQNLGALKALTTEGIQRGHMELHARNIAIMAGAEGVEIDKVVDVLVAEKKVRVDRAKEVLDSLKKM comes from the coding sequence ATGCCAGAAAAAACATCAAAATTATCCGGATTCTACAAGCTAACGCTTGATGAACGCGCAAAAATCGTTGCTGATTTTGCAGGACTTACGCCAGAGGAAACAAATGCCTTAAAAACAGGAGGACTTCCGCTTGATACTGCAAACCGCATGATTGAAAACGTCATTGGAAAAATGGAGATGCCTCTTGGCATTGCCGCGAATTTCCGGATAAACGGAAAAGATTATCTCATCCCGATGGCACTTGAAGAGCCAAGCGTTGTTGCCGCAGCATCGAATATGGCAAAGCTCGCAAGAACCAAAGGCGGCTTTTCGGCGTCAAGCACAGAGCCTATAATGATTGGCCAGATTCAGCTCATCAATGTCAAAGATCCGAAAGCTGCTAGAGCGGCAATTCTTGCAAAGAAATCCGAGATAATTGCAAAAGCAAATGAAGTCGATCCTATTCTTGTAAAATTCGGCGGAGGTGCACGTGATATTGAGGTAAGGATAATCGACACTGAAAAGGGACTTATGTTAATTGTCCATCTTCTTGTAGACTGCCGCGATGCTATGGGTGCAAACGCGGTAAACACAATGTCAGAATCAGTAAAACAAACTCTTGAAGAAATTTCCGGCGGAAAGGCACTTATTCGAATAATTTCGAATCTTGCGATATACCGGCTTGCTCGCGCAACAGCAGTTTTTGATAAAACAGAGATTGGCGGCGAAGATGTTGTGGACAAAATAATTCTTGCATGGGCATTTGCAGACGCAGATCCATTCAGAGGCGCAACGCATAATAAAGGCATAATGAACGGCATTGATTCAGTAGCGATTGCTACGGGAAATGATTTCCGCGCAATTGAAGCAGGCGCGCATGCCTACGCAGCATATTCAGGAAAGTACACCATTGCAGAGCTGTTTCCTGTGAAAACGAAATGTCGTGGAGAGAATGATTACGCAGAAGATTCCGGAAAGTATGGAAAATACAAGACGCTTCCGGGAAAGTACAAAACGCTTACAAAATGGTCAAAGAATTCAGACGGGGACTTGATTGGTGAAATCGAGCTTCCGATAGCTGCAGGAATAATTGGCGGAGCAACAGGAACAAATCCGATTGCAAAGACAAATCTCAAAATTCTTGGCGTGAAAACTGCGCGCGAGCTTTCCGAAGTCATGGCATCAGTCGGGCTTGCGCAGAACTTGGGCGCGCTAAAGGCGCTTACAACAGAAGGCATACAACGCGGGCATATGGAATTGCATGCGCGCAACATTGCGATAATGGCTGGCGCAGAAGGCGTAGAAATCGACAAAGTGGTTGACGTTCTTGTTGCTGAAAAAAAGGTGCGAGTGGACAGGGCAAAAGAAGTTTTGGACTCTTTAAAAAAAATGTGA